The window AAAGACACAGTTTTGCTCAGCGACTGGCAACATACGTTtcctttcaaaacaaaacaggccCCACGAGACAACTGCTGTGGCCCCCTGGCAGCCCTCTGGCCCCTGCTACGTTCCCCGGAGCCTTTTTAAGACTGAGAAGCTGGAAGCAGAATGTTACATaagaacacgggaagctgccatatactgagtcagaccattggtctatctagctcagtattgtctctacacagactggcagcgacatctctgaggttgcaggcaggagtctctctcagccctgtcttggagatgctgccagggagggaacttggagccttctgtatgcaagcaggcagatgcgcttcccagaacaaaccccaccccctaagggaaatatcttatggTCTCACGCATggagactcccattcaaatgtaaaccagggcagatcctacttagcaaaggggacaattcatgcttgctgcccaaactcccagctttcctccctgttcatttcatttcatttgaggTCCACCCCACCTTCTCTCTGGGTGGCAGGCTGCGCAACCTTATGCACACAGTGGAACATAATGCTTGCGCagtgcacaagtgcaaaaatggCAGAGAACTGCACAACCATGTGTCCATTATATGTAAGAGTAATAGTATTAGTATCagtagtaaaataaaaataaaaataattaataatgaatGATGAAGAAATtgctttaaactggttttaattttgttttattaagttatttatatgttttaaatctcTTTTTATATTGCCTAGAGCCATCAGGGTGAAGTGTtctaaaaatcacacacacacacacacaatggcagCACTATTTGCACAACCCAACTTGTCCATTTTTTCCACTTGCACAACAGGACAATCTTATGTTCCCTCACATGCATAGCACTGCACTGAATATCAGAAGAGGACTGTTGTACTTTTCTTGAATTGGGAATGCTCCCTAGTTTGAGCAGAGATGCTTGGATTTTTGAATACTGCCACTTCAGAACCTTGCCTCACCTCTGACTCGTGGCTTATTAAGACCAAACACACGTGGTTTGAGATGATGTGTGGCAGCGGTTAAGAGGCTGATCGATTGAAATCTTTGTTCAGTTTTTGCGTCTGCCAGGACCccaccaggggcctggagctcagtggaggagtacctgctttgcatgctgaaggtcccaggtttagttTCTGGGTgtctttccaggtagggctgggaaagactcctgcccgaagccctggagagcggctgccagccagtgcagaccatGCTGCACTCAATGGACCAAGcgcctgactcagtaaaaggccgCTCAATGTGTTCACTAAGCGGCTCTAGCCCTCACATTTGCTGTGTGGGGATGGTAGTAATGCTTTGCAGTAATGCTTTGAAACACTCTAAAACACTGCTGTTATTCTGAGGAGGAAGTGGTCTGGCTGGCAGCTTTTCCCTTTCCTCTAATTGGAGCAGAGATGTTTTTCATTGTTGTTACTCTTGCTTCCAAAGGGACAATTCAGACCAGATGCCATTTCCCCATCTGTctgcttcctgtttgttcagaaaCAATAGCTGGCTGCCGCTTCCATACATCTGCATCTCCAACGAGGCTTCCTACTGTACTGGAAAGACCGCTCTGAAGACTTGAAAACTGGCTTCTTAGAGTCGCTGCACCCAGGGACAGCTCAGGGTGTTGTGGCACCTGAGGGTGGGGGCACCAAATGCCGCCTCGCCCCACACCCTGGTGgggaccagccccctttcaatactgacctttgcaaactttgaaagggtggaaaggagggaagggtgcctcctcttctctcctcattctTCTTCCAAACTTTACGAGGCATGTGGCTCCCTGTAAACTTGGGCAAGAAGAGCTCCTTTGACgggagcagcgggaggggggcaccccaataatctgctgcctgaggcaattggAACACCTTGCCTCATGTAAGGGCCGCCCTGCACATCACAGCAAAGCTCAAATTCTGTGGGTCTTCCGAAAGGGATGTGGTGTTCCAGGCATGGTGAACTCCTTTAAGCTTAATTTGCAATATTGGATTCAGAATGCAGCACCTTGAACACAACAAGCCTGGATTCCAGGCTATGGTACATCTTCCTCACCTATACATTGCATATTTAATTCACAAAGCGCTCTATCTTCCTTATTGTGCTTGCCCTcaccacagccctgtgaggtCGGTCATGAATCCTCCGTGGGCCTACCTAGCACATATAGCCCACCTGGCCTCATTCAGGGCATCCGGTCCTTTCTGCAGGGCTCTACGGACATTGCCTGTGTTTTTTTCAAAATTGTCTTTGTAGTCTTAAGGCCTATAAACTTGCATTATTTAAGTGAATGCTGAGAAGAAAAGGGGTAGCATTCTAGACTAACAAAATATTTCGGGAACAAAGTTTCAAAGCAACCAGAAAATCATGTGGGCGTGTAAAATTCCAACCATATGCCCCTGTGCAAACAAGATTCTAATTCTAGTGGTCTCTGATCCACAACAAATGAAGTCAGAAAACCTGGAGTTGAAGCTGATTGGATCCCCatgatttcaaataaattaaataatctaAAATCCcagtattttacatttatatttctttTGCAAATGTATGACTTTATGTTGAGTTGTATATGGCAAGTTGCACCGTAAAATAAATAaacgttgttgttgtttattttggcccaaggccagcataaaaataaataaatgaataaacgaataaataaataaatgaagagagagagagagagaagatgcttGTTTTTTATTAGCTCTCCATTCGCAGATTTGcgtatccacagttgggtcatagggctgcagtttctttatttgcagggcAGAAATAGGGCTATTTTTGCCCATCCGTGGTTCCTGAGTGGCAAGAAATAACTTCTGGCTTCAttacctgccaccattttgtaatgAGGAACGATTTCGTCGCGGCTCTTTTCTGCAAAAACTAAAGCGACCAAAAATAGGAGgttatgggagtttggggggcattgctggagagctgcaaagctggagaacaaggtactttGCTCATTTTGACTCCTCCGCCTCTTTTTTCTTGTGGTTTTCAGCACACTTCAttgtgcttaggaacataggcgtactgtccattggacaaggggggacaaatgtccccaggcccacaggagggcccccaaggccagcccCCTCTTGCCCTCACAAGTCGCCTTCTTCTCCTGCTTGCCCAGGTTAGCTGTGAGCTAAGCAGCTTGCTGCAGTGCTTCCTTCTGCCTGCTGAGCAGCTGCCTCCGAGAGGGACAGGGCGGATGGCCGAGCCAAGCAGGGAAGAAAGGCAGAGAGAGgccatgcaggagctgctggAGGAGGGCTGCCCGGCCCCCATCTGCCGCCACTGCCCCTGGAGGCCCCTGTGCCATTGAGCCGGTGTTGCTGCTCAGTGGGGATATGGGCAGGGGAAGGCTTGGGTGGGTTAGGTTGCCTGCCcctttgtgtctgacatcaggcgcagggggcatggcttggggtgtgCGAGCGCTTTGCGTGCGATGGAGACCCCCTGGCCacactttgtcccctggcccctgggaagcttgctacacccctgtctaggaacctgtccccccgccccctgcaatcCCCTTAGAGAAATTATCTTTATTCACGGTTTTGTTATCCCTGGAAATAGGCAGGAACGGAACCCCTTGTGAATGAAGAGGGCCTTCTGTATCCCAAAGGGAACATACAATCGGAGGGAGCAGTAGGCTGTCTGGTCTAACCCCCTGCTTGACACAGGATATCCAGGGCTACAGTACCCCCAAGAGAtggttgtccagcctctgcttgaagacctcctgCCAGAGAGAACCCACCATATCCatagggcaggagagctggtcttgtggtagcaagcaccctttgctaagcagggtccaccctggtttgcatttgaacaggagactacatgtgagcactgtaagatattccccttaggggatggggccactctaggaagagcacctgcctgcttgcatgaaggaggttccaagttccctccctggcagcatctccaagacagggctaagagagattcctgcctgcaaccttggagaagccgctgccagtctgtgtagacaatattgagctagatggacctatgttctgacttggtagaagggaTCTTCCCATGTTCCTACGCAACTGGTTCCAtttgttgaacagctcttaccattaagaagtttctcctaatgttcaaccaaaaccTACCCTCCCAGAACATACCCTCCCACTGGATCTAGCCCAGCCTTTGGGGGCAGCTGAGAGCAAGTCTTTGAGCTCTTCTGCGTGATACCCTTTAGGTCTCTGAAGGGTGTGGCCATGTCTCCCAATCAGTCTCCTCTTCTGCAGGCGAAACACAGCTAGTTCCTTCCATCTTTCCTCACCAGCCTTGTTCTCCAGACTATCTTTGCAACCCTGTTCCAAAGCCATTCCCATCTACCTACATCTTTCTTAAAGTGCAGCTCCCAGCAAGGAACACAGATGAGGTCTGACGAGTAAGAAATAGAGTGAAACTTGACTTTTATTGACTTTATATACTGCACTGTTCCTGCCCGCAGGATTAGGCTAGAAGCCGCCAAGTCACTCGGTAGTGAGAAGGTAAGTCAGTGATTCCCAAACTGGAGCTGGAGGAGTATACCCGGGTAATATGAGACAGATCGGTGTACACACTAAAAATTAGTAATAATCAAGCACCATGTTGGATGTATCCTTGAGTCTTTACCCTTCAGTGTGAGGATATCCGATACAGTGACGATCTCCCTCTCTGCCAGTATATGggcagatgtctgtatactcgtacacgtgtttgtgtgaatgactgtacttgggttcattttaaaagtcaacctggatacaggcccttcaaacgcatggaacagacaggaagtgtactactggtACCTGCACTCAGCATAacgtgtggatgactgtacctgtgtacagatctgggcctgtgtgcactgtacactcgttgctcgagtgttgaatgtaacatgtgaatgggtctaTGGACCTATTTCTGTGCTTTGACTGATAGGACAAAAGGGAGGTTGGGAGACGAGGAGGGAATAGTCCTATTCACACTATTTTCACcatttgtacaatctgtgtacagggtacacaactacagatatgtacacaggtacagcttttcacatgttatgttgcgCACAGGTACAGCCATACACTTCCCATGTCCTGTATTTAGGGGGCCTGTACCTAGGCTCACTTTTAGAACTAATGCAGGTAATCATTCActcaaaaatatgtacatgtgtatagacatctgaacacaggtacaacataatgattGAAAACGGCTAATATTAACCAGGTGACCCTGCAGTTGCAAGGAAGATCCCTGTCTGTTCTGGGAGCTGATCAAACACATGGCACCCCAGGTCTCAAACTGGATAAACCACTTGTGAGGAAACAATGGGGTAGACCCTATGGCAGGGCTTGCCACCTTGAGGCTCTCCAggtgctgatggactacaactcccatcaccgctGCTGCAATAAATTTCAGATTTCAgagtgcagaggtgctcttacccctggactttggggccaaagtccagggcctccacagcccctgggggccctcaaatcctctttagtctgtcctgggtggtgtggtcaccaggcggtgcatgatgatgcttaatttccaGGAGAGGGGGgtcttcaaaggcctttaggtccaggctccaaaatgacctaggtgcacctctgagtgagGGTGATAGTAGTCcatcaacaactggagagcctcatCCTACAGAGTTCCCTTTAGTAGCTGAGGACCCTGAACGACAGTCCTTTGGCTCTTTCGCATACATGTGCTCTTGGACtagaatctatggaattctctgccacaggatgtggtgatagccaccagcttggatagctttaagtggggcttcaacaagttcatggaggataagtctgtcagtggctactcatcctgatggctataggttacctccatattcagaggcaggatgcccccgaatcccagttgcagggcagcaaccgTGGGagggaggatgctggactaggtaggccttagGGCTGATCCAGCTAGGCTTTTATGTTCTCATGGATATGTGAACAGGCCTTCATAGCTCGACCACCATGGATGGAACATTCATATCACCTTCGCCATGATTTTCAGGGGAGCCAGGTCACCTATTCAATTGCAGGCCATCCACCAATGAGTGATCATGGGAAACCAAGTGGTGGGATGTACACGTCAACGTCCTCACGGTCCACTCTATGCCTTAAAGTGACGCCCAAACTTGTGCCTGCAACAAAAGACACCCACTCCGATGACAATCAGCGACAGCACCAGGACTACAAGCAAAATCAGGAAGCCCAAGTTCTCCAGGCCCTCTTTTTTGCAGTCCTCAGGCCTGACGTCGGTCACGTCCATTTCTTCTTTATACCCATGACTCTTAACATGCTGGCATTTGATGGTGTCCAGGTTGGGGATCTCCACAGTGGCTCGGTGGATCATGTGAGACAGCCAGATATTCCCACAGCAACTGAGCGGGTTCCCAGACAGGTGCAGATTCCGGAGGTTTTTCTCCAAGGCCGGAATCTCGCTGCTGTTCAGATTGCTGAAGCTGTTATTCCTCAGATCCAGCACTTGCAGGGCGCAACAGTCCACAGACCAAGCAGGCAGCCAACTGAGCCGGTTGTCTGACAGATTGAGATATTTGAGCCGTGGGAAAAGAGGCAAGTCGATGTTTAAAGCTGTCATGCCGTTGCTGTGCAAATCCAAATATTCAAGAGACGTCTCCAATCCGAACAAAGCTTTCGCCTCTATGCGAAGTCCCCAGTTCATAGAGAGATCCAGTTCTTTGAGCTGAGTCTTGTAGAATCCATACATCGGGAGCTTCTTCAGGCTGTTGTCCGACAGATACAAATACTGCAGTTTGGGCAGGTCAACAAAAGAGACACAACCATTTTCCTCACCCAACAGCCTCTGCTTGGCTAGCCCCGAATACAAGCTGCAAAGACTGAGGTTGTTGCTTCTGAGGTTAAGCAGCCTGAGATGCAGAAGCTTTGCAAAGATATCTGACTGTAGTGTTTGCAGGCGGTTGCCCTGAAGGTAGAGCTCTTGCAGGTAGATCAGAGTCCCAGCGTCCAATTCCAGATTCTGAAGCAAATTGGAACTGAGGTCCAGAACAGCCAGGAAGACCAACTCAGGGCTCCCCACAAAAGTCTCGAGGCAATTTTTGCTGAGGTTCAGAAACTGAAGGCTGGACATAGAAGCAAAGAAATGGCTTGGGATAGATTGGATATTGTTGTAGCTCAGGTCCAAAGAAATCAGCCGGGGTAAGGATGGAGCGCTTGCATTGCTCTTGGGACTCTGGACCTGAAGATGGAGAGGAGCGTCTTCCCAGCCATATTCCACATCTTCGCTAGGAGTTTCCACCATAACAAACTGCATTATGTTCTTCGATAAGTTCAGGTAGGCTAGTTTGTTTTCTCGAGGGAGAACTGGGAAGCGAAGCAGCTTGTTCTCACTCAAGTCCAACCAAATCAGGTCGAACTCTTCCTCGGATTCGACGGAATGGAAGGTCTCAATGCTGTTCCGGCTGAGGTCAAGGCTTCGCAGCTGCCTTAGGTTGAAACCAGCGATGCAGGTGAGTGAGTTCCTAGAGAGGTTGAGTTTGGAGAGGTGCAGGAGAGTTTCAAAAGCGCCTTCCTCTATCTCCATGATCATGTTGTTGTGCAGGTTCACCTCCACCAGTCTTGGAGACCCCTGGAATGTCCTCCGTGATATTTCTAGGATGCTGTTCTCTGCCAGGGAAAGGTGCTGCAGCGCTGGTGCTTGGTGGAGGAAATGTTCAGCCATCCCACTGTAGAGGCTGTTGAGAGACAAGTCCAGCCTTCTCACCTGGGGTAAGGATCCCAGCCACAGGTTGTGGTGAGCCATGCGGTAGAGCTGGTTGTTGGCGAAGCTGATCTCTGCCAAATGCCACATCCCTGCAAAGACGCCAGGCTCAATGAAGCCAATCCTgttggagctgaagtccaaatgCCGGACAGAGGTGTAGGTGGTCAGGAACCTCTTGGTGATGTTTTGAAGCTTGTTTTCGGAAAGGTCAATTTTATGCACATTGAGGTGAAGCACTGAAGGTATCTGTTGGAAGCCCTTCCCACGACATAAGGCCTCCATGTTTTTCTATAGGAAGGAGAGACAGAAAAGAATACTAGTTATGACTTTCTCATTACACGCAGGACGCAAAGAGTGAAGGAACATGGCAGGGTGACATCATATTTATCTACCCCATGCAACATTTGAAAACTCTTTCCAGTAACATAGGAATGGGCTTGCTAGATCGGACCCAAAGTCCATCTGGTCCAACATACTAGCTGACAGCCAGACGAATTATTCATgagcagtcctattgaaattaataagaAGTAAGTCAtgattaagccacctaatggcacagtggggaagttaCTTGCCCAGGGAGCgagagattgccggttcaaatccccactggtatgttccccagagtatggggaacacctatatcaggcagcagcgatataggaagatgctgaaaggcatcagctcatactgcgtgggaggaggcagtggtcaacccctcctgtattctaccaaagacaaccacggggctctgtggttgccaagagtcgacaccgacttgacggcactttacTTTTAAGTCATGATTAaattgtcccactaatttcaatgggactactcatgggTAACAGTCTGACTGTCAGGCCCTGTTTCCCCAAACGACCAGCAAATTCTTCCAGGGAGCCGAGCTCACAAACAAGAGGTGAAGGTGACAACTCTTTGCCGTTGTGTGTCTCCAGAATATGGTGCTGAGAGTtatactgctcttgaacatggagattCTATTTAGCTATGGTGttttaattttcatttatttatatttttatcctgggttactctcaccaccaccaccaccaccaccacaaaaatagATCAGCAAGGTGATTGACAAGATTAAAAACATCAGTACTAACAGCAATGCAAATAATAATACCATTATGGATTAATAGCCAAAGTGGAGTGGAAAAGACCGAGGAAAAGGTaaataggaagctaccttataatgAGTCAGGGCATTGGTCTGCCTAACTCAGTACTGTGtactctgagtggcagcagctctccagggttaaGAACAGCggtactggatcaggcccaagacctatcttgtccagcaacctgtttcacaaagtggcccaccagatgcctctgagaagcccacaggcaggagttgagggcatgccctctctcttgctgttgctcccctgcaacaggtattagcggcatcctgcctctgaggctggaggtggcctatagccattagccaccagactagccattgatagacctgccctccattaaTTCATCTAAGTcccttgtaaagccatccaagctagtgacagaaaattccatagatgaattatgtgctgtgtgaaaagtacttccttttgtttgtcctaaatttcccaactgtcaatttcttgggatgacccctggttttagtgttttgagagaaggagaaaaatttcactCTGTCTACTTTTTCCATGCCATGTGTACTTcgtacacctctatcatatctcctcgTAGTTGTatattttccaaacaaaaaaccaacaaccccaagatgctgtagccttgcctcataaggaaggtgctcagctcttgcctgtgggcttctcagaggcatcaggtgggccactgtgtgaaataggctACTGGACtggataggacttgggcctgatccagcagggcttttcttatgtttatgttcttatgctccagccctgaccatcttggttgccctcttctcacctttccaagttctacaatatcctccttaagatatggacGTCAGAGCTGTATGCAGTCctctaaatgtggccgcaccaaatATTTGTAACAGGGCAGTATAatattagcctttttattttcaattgccttcctaatgacccctagcatggaatttgcccttttcacagcagCCGTGCACGGAGTCAACACATTCAAcaagctgttcacatgaccaaaggtGGTGGGTCAGTCTCTCCTGTTCATTTACcgtcagctcagaccccatcagctcagaccccatcagtgtacatgtgaagTTGCGTtttggttttgccccaatatacatcacttttaaactttggtgctggagaagacttttgagcatacagccaggaaaacaaaccaatggagcctagaacaaatcaatccagaattttcactcgaggtgcaaatgaccaggctcaaactagcatacttcggacacattatgcgaaaacccagctcccctgagaagtccattgtggtgggaaaagttgaaggaaagagacgaagaggacaaccagcagcagggtagatggacttgatgacgacagcaatgaatgcaccactgagagacctcaaaggccaagctgaagacagatcttcctggagagtatctatctatcgctaagagtcaacaccgacttgacgccacttaatcaatcaatcaatcagtcaaccaatcatacatcgctttacacttgctcacattgaaactcatttgccattttgtcacccactcacccagtttggagagatccttttggagctcctcacaatctcttttggatttcactacccttaatgtcatctgcaaatttccagagagtctctctcagacctacctgGATATACCAGGACTGAACCGGGAGCCTTCCAAGCAGATGCTTAACCACTGAGTTCCAGCCCCTCCCCAGACTTTATATTTCATCCTCCaatacaagaagctgccttctcctgaattGCACCCTTGGTCCattaagctcagtattgtctactttgactggcagtagatctccagggttccagacaagagtctttcccagccccacctggaaatgccaggggacTGAATTTGGAATCccctgcatgaaaagcagattgCTCTGCTGGTCCATAATCCCCAAAGTGGGGAGAGGCAGAAAGCAGAGAAGTGGCTTAAACTATGTCGGGTGAGAAGAGCTACCTGATATGACAGGGGTCCCTGTTCCCTGTGGAGTGGGGTGCAAAAATCCCCAAGAATCCCAAGagcaggccattgtggctggggattatgggatctgtAGCCCAACCACATCTCATGACCCAGGATGCATCATGTTCTGCATCATGTACACAGGGTTTCCCAACTAGGCTTGTGCTTTTCGATTTGgccacaaaacgttttgtgttggaaatggcatttttggacattttgtacacacatcaaaatgagaaaattaaaaacaaagtttttTGTAATTGAATCGAAATGACCCTATTTCAAACccgaatgctttgttcttcagaaaaacgTCAGACctccatttcagcattgcatGAAAATTGTCCTTTTGGTCTCTCCACAACCTCTGGTTCTCCaggtgctgctgaactacagctcccataatccctagttacagtaaattgtagctggggatgatgggagttgtagttcagcaacatcgaggcaaccacaggttgggaacgtCTGATGTACACATTTTTATACTCCCACTTCTTGTTGGTCTGCTTAATATCCAGTCTGGAGAACTGAACCCCCTGTTCTTTGTTTGGTAACCCAATGTATATACAGTGCTTCAACCAAAGTGAacaaggcagtttacatggataaataaatgatacatacataaaatggttccctgacccaaaagggctcacaatctaaaagaagcataaggcagacaccagcaacagccactggagggatgctgtgttgggggtggatagggccagttgctctcctcctgctaaatataagggaaccgccactttaaaaggtactaCAAGCTATTAGGATGATAGCTTATAGCtggtcctaataaaagtattACCTTATTGTGGCATTTGGATCCCCCGCCCCAATAGACTAGTGTGGCTTCCTTTAATTTTTCTGGGACCTGAGCAGTATCTGTTGTTCCCACATATGTTCTCCTTGATTGCATCCCTCCAATTAGTGGAGGCCTGTATAAGGGCTGTCATCATGTCCAAGTGAAACATGTCTGGTGCTTTCCTTATCAAGGGGGGGTCTCTCTTTcatccctcttcttctcttcctgccCAGACATCTCTTTGAACGTCTTCCAATGCGTCCAGGCCTCTGTTCCTCTGTGTCTTTGCTATTGCAAAGCTAATAT of the Hemicordylus capensis ecotype Gifberg chromosome 3, rHemCap1.1.pri, whole genome shotgun sequence genome contains:
- the LRRC32 gene encoding transforming growth factor beta activator LRRC32, with translation MKFYLLFFLTVLKGVISTYRPFDTSPCEVKNMEALCRGKGFQQIPSVLHLNVHKIDLSENKLQNITKRFLTTYTSVRHLDFSSNRIGFIEPGVFAGMWHLAEISFANNQLYRMAHHNLWLGSLPQVRRLDLSLNSLYSGMAEHFLHQAPALQHLSLAENSILEISRRTFQGSPRLVEVNLHNNMIMEIEEGAFETLLHLSKLNLSRNSLTCIAGFNLRQLRSLDLSRNSIETFHSVESEEEFDLIWLDLSENKLLRFPVLPRENKLAYLNLSKNIMQFVMVETPSEDVEYGWEDAPLHLQVQSPKSNASAPSLPRLISLDLSYNNIQSIPSHFFASMSSLQFLNLSKNCLETFVGSPELVFLAVLDLSSNLLQNLELDAGTLIYLQELYLQGNRLQTLQSDIFAKLLHLRLLNLRSNNLSLCSLYSGLAKQRLLGEENGCVSFVDLPKLQYLYLSDNSLKKLPMYGFYKTQLKELDLSMNWGLRIEAKALFGLETSLEYLDLHSNGMTALNIDLPLFPRLKYLNLSDNRLSWLPAWSVDCCALQVLDLRNNSFSNLNSSEIPALEKNLRNLHLSGNPLSCCGNIWLSHMIHRATVEIPNLDTIKCQHVKSHGYKEEMDVTDVRPEDCKKEGLENLGFLILLVVLVLSLIVIGVGVFCCRHKFGRHFKA